One window from the genome of Hippoglossus hippoglossus isolate fHipHip1 chromosome 6, fHipHip1.pri, whole genome shotgun sequence encodes:
- the si:ch211-284k5.2 gene encoding uncharacterized protein CFAP97D2 — MHRSYQPFKPVTNRYLQQRWDQSDYDTHRRKVSSALPLVDTRGTRTPAHIQLKLKKLQLQDERRSTIDRDNRLLASRLADIVCSKGLVDNHNQHHLRSLKR; from the exons ATGCACAGGTCGTACCAGCCGTTCAAACCCGTCACCAACCGATACCTGCAGCAGCGATGGGACCAGAGCGACTACGACACCCACCGCAGGAAG GTAAGCTCCGCCCTCCCTCTAGTGGACACCAGGGGCACCAGGACACCAGCTCACATCCAGCTCAAACTGAAGaagctgcag CTGCAGGACGAGCGACGGTCGACCATCGACAGAGATAATCGCCTCCTGGCCTCCAGACTGGCCGACATCGTCTGCTCTAAAGGTCTCGTCGACAATCACAACCAGCACCACCTGAGGAG TCTTAAACGCTga